Proteins encoded within one genomic window of Flavobacterium sp. NG2:
- the ribH gene encoding 6,7-dimethyl-8-ribityllumazine synthase, whose product MATENKNLSVYDKSTLPNAKDFRFGVVVSEWNEEITEGLYKGALEAFLDNEVPASQIIRWNVPGSFELIYGCKKMLQTQNVDAVIAIGCVIQGQTKHFDFVCEGVTQGIKDLNVQTDIPVIFCVLTDNTMQQSIDRSGGIHGNKGTEAAIAAIKMAYIRQQASLAHDYKKQPLLASGALQIEGSPLKLEE is encoded by the coding sequence ATGGCAACAGAAAATAAAAATTTATCGGTTTATGATAAAAGTACACTTCCTAATGCGAAAGATTTTCGTTTTGGGGTAGTCGTTTCAGAGTGGAATGAAGAAATTACTGAAGGACTTTATAAAGGAGCTTTGGAGGCTTTTTTGGATAATGAAGTTCCTGCATCTCAGATAATTCGTTGGAATGTTCCTGGAAGTTTTGAATTGATTTACGGATGCAAAAAGATGCTTCAAACTCAAAATGTAGATGCGGTAATTGCAATAGGGTGTGTTATTCAAGGGCAAACCAAGCATTTTGATTTTGTTTGCGAAGGAGTTACTCAAGGGATTAAAGACTTAAATGTGCAAACAGATATTCCTGTTATCTTTTGTGTTTTAACAGATAATACGATGCAGCAGTCTATTGATAGAAGTGGAGGGATTCACGGAAACAAAGGAACTGAAGCAGCTATTGCAGCAATCAAGATGGCGTATATCCGTCAACAAGCTTCATTGGCACACGATTACAAAAAACAACCTTTATTAGCTTCTGGTGCTTTGCAAATTGAAGGTTCCCCTTTGAAGCTAGAAGAATAA
- the mutL gene encoding DNA mismatch repair endonuclease MutL translates to MSSIIQLLPDHVANQIAAGEVVQRPASVVKELLENAVDAKATDIKLIIKDAGKALVQVIDNGLGMSVTDARLCFERHATSKIRQAEDLFSLGTKGFRGEALASIAAIAHVEMKTKQDQEELGTQIVIEGSKFVSQEAAVLPKGTSFAVKNLFFNIPARRNFLKSDTVEYRHIIDEFQRVALAHSNIHFTFYHNGSEMFNLPASTLRQRIVNIFSGKTNEKLVPVQEETEIVTIQGFVSKPEFAKKSRGEQFFFVNDRFIKSGYLHHAIMAAYDGILKDGAQPSYFLYLDVPPNTIDINIHPTKTEIKFDDEHALYAILRASIKHSLGQFNIAPVLDFDRDANLDTPYNFKDLEGKTPTIQVDRSFNPFSDDKVNKHYSGGGSSSSSFNSAYRKPEPVAHWESLYVGLEQDTEMEEESAISFETEEVTGSLFNDEEVEQTVQNTYQIHKKYIVSPIKSGMVIVDQQRAHQRVLYEQFLTNMTVHQASSQQLLFPLELYFSSTEMELIDELKMSLVNTGFIFDETHKEQVVISGIPVNVVESEVSMLLEQLIGDLQDGIPENSFSQNDSIAKSMAKSLAVKTGTILTIKEQENLVNGLFACKEPNVSPFQKPTFITMRVEDIDKKFAI, encoded by the coding sequence ATGTCGAGTATTATTCAATTACTTCCTGATCATGTTGCCAACCAAATTGCCGCTGGAGAAGTCGTTCAACGGCCAGCTTCAGTAGTCAAAGAGTTGCTTGAAAATGCTGTTGATGCCAAAGCTACTGATATTAAATTAATTATTAAAGATGCAGGAAAAGCATTGGTTCAAGTTATTGATAATGGTTTAGGAATGTCTGTGACAGATGCGCGATTGTGTTTTGAGCGTCATGCCACCTCCAAGATTCGTCAAGCGGAGGATTTATTTTCTTTAGGAACCAAAGGATTTCGTGGAGAGGCCTTGGCGTCTATTGCTGCAATTGCGCATGTAGAGATGAAAACCAAGCAAGATCAAGAAGAGCTAGGGACACAAATTGTTATCGAAGGGAGTAAGTTTGTTTCTCAGGAGGCAGCGGTGTTGCCTAAAGGGACATCGTTTGCGGTTAAGAATTTGTTTTTTAATATTCCGGCGCGTCGTAATTTCTTGAAATCGGATACGGTGGAATACCGTCATATTATTGATGAATTTCAGAGAGTAGCATTAGCGCATTCGAATATTCATTTTACTTTTTACCATAATGGAAGTGAAATGTTTAATTTGCCTGCTTCGACTTTAAGACAGCGAATTGTCAATATATTTTCGGGTAAAACCAATGAGAAATTGGTTCCTGTTCAAGAAGAAACCGAAATTGTAACGATTCAAGGTTTTGTCAGCAAACCTGAATTTGCTAAAAAGAGCAGGGGAGAGCAATTCTTTTTTGTGAATGACCGATTTATAAAAAGTGGTTATTTGCATCATGCTATTATGGCGGCTTATGATGGTATCTTGAAAGACGGGGCACAACCGAGTTATTTTTTATATTTGGATGTGCCGCCAAATACGATTGATATTAACATTCATCCTACTAAAACAGAAATTAAATTTGATGATGAGCATGCTTTGTATGCTATTTTAAGAGCGTCAATCAAACATAGTTTAGGGCAATTCAATATTGCGCCTGTTTTAGATTTTGATAGAGATGCAAATTTAGATACACCTTATAATTTTAAAGATTTAGAAGGGAAAACACCAACAATACAAGTTGATAGAAGTTTTAATCCGTTTTCGGATGATAAAGTTAATAAGCATTATTCGGGTGGTGGAAGTTCTAGTTCTAGTTTTAATTCAGCTTATAGAAAACCTGAGCCAGTGGCACATTGGGAAAGTTTGTATGTAGGGTTAGAACAGGATACTGAAATGGAAGAAGAAAGTGCTATTAGTTTTGAAACTGAAGAAGTAACGGGTTCTTTGTTCAATGATGAAGAAGTAGAGCAGACGGTTCAAAACACCTATCAAATTCATAAAAAATACATTGTATCACCTATCAAATCTGGAATGGTGATTGTAGATCAACAACGAGCACACCAACGTGTTTTGTATGAGCAGTTTCTAACAAATATGACGGTGCATCAAGCATCAAGTCAGCAGTTGTTGTTTCCGTTAGAATTGTATTTTTCATCAACTGAGATGGAGTTGATTGATGAACTGAAAATGTCTTTGGTTAATACTGGTTTTATTTTTGATGAAACGCATAAAGAACAAGTCGTAATTTCTGGAATTCCTGTTAATGTAGTCGAAAGCGAAGTTTCGATGCTTTTAGAACAATTAATAGGTGATTTACAAGACGGTATACCTGAAAATAGTTTTAGTCAAAACGATTCTATAGCCAAGTCGATGGCCAAGAGTTTGGCAGTAAAAACAGGAACAATATTAACAATAAAAGAACAAGAGAATTTAGTCAACGGACTTTTTGCTTGCAAAGAGCCAAATGTTTCTCCTTTTCAAAAACCAACTTTCATCACCATGCGTGTGGAGGATATAGATAAAAAATTTGCAATATGA
- a CDS encoding rhomboid family intramembrane serine protease codes for MMNVTPTVKQLLIINILFFIGTQIVGEPAYQFLAMFFPENQNFQGWQVISHMFMHGGLMHIFFNMFALYSFGSALEHFWGGKKFLFFYISCGIGAALLHTGINYYYFNEALDIITANGFTKSEVLNLLNQGKINTLWQEVLTVSQFQNFTSAFGGVVVGASGAIYGVVVAFAYMFPNAELSLLFLPVPIKAKYFVPGILAIDLFLGLKGQSIFGAGSTGIAHFAHLGGAITGFLMMWFWKKNQFNDNRWN; via the coding sequence ATGATGAATGTTACCCCAACAGTTAAGCAATTATTGATAATCAATATTTTGTTTTTTATTGGAACTCAAATAGTAGGTGAGCCGGCCTATCAATTCTTGGCTATGTTTTTTCCTGAAAATCAAAATTTTCAAGGTTGGCAAGTCATCTCCCATATGTTTATGCACGGCGGTTTGATGCATATTTTCTTTAATATGTTTGCTTTGTATTCCTTTGGTTCAGCTTTAGAACATTTTTGGGGCGGAAAGAAATTTTTATTTTTTTATATCTCATGTGGGATAGGTGCTGCTTTATTGCATACTGGAATTAATTATTATTATTTTAATGAAGCCTTAGATATTATAACGGCTAATGGTTTTACTAAATCAGAAGTATTAAACCTTTTAAATCAAGGGAAAATCAATACACTTTGGCAAGAGGTGTTAACGGTTTCTCAATTTCAGAATTTCACTAGTGCCTTTGGAGGTGTGGTTGTAGGGGCATCAGGAGCTATTTATGGTGTTGTAGTCGCTTTTGCCTATATGTTTCCAAATGCAGAATTATCTCTGTTATTTTTGCCAGTACCGATAAAAGCTAAATATTTTGTGCCGGGAATTTTAGCGATTGATTTATTTTTAGGATTAAAAGGTCAGTCTATTTTTGGTGCAGGAAGCACTGGGATTGCGCATTTTGCTCATTTAGGTGGTGCTATTACTGGATTTTTGATGATGTGGTTTTGGAAGAAAAATCAATTTAATGATAATCGTTGGAACTAG
- a CDS encoding rhomboid family intramembrane serine protease: protein MNILDDLKLQYKLGGVTNRLIYWNVGCFLISLVFFYQFQAGQFNYPFWLALNTDASQFLIAPWTFLSYAFFHDGFMHLLFNMIVLNFSSHLFLTYFTQKQLLGLYFLGAIFAGVVFVFTYYLMNISTGIVGASAAIMAVLMAVTTYQPLMNVRLLLIGNVKLWHITAVILILDLMQFRLSNTGGHISHLSGAFFGFVFIKLLQNGVDLSKLVSAFIDFFVNLFNKSNKTPFKKVHKNYSKPAEKRASRIVTKDKSQQQIDEILDKISQSGYDSLTKEEKEFLFKVGK from the coding sequence ATGAATATATTAGATGATTTAAAATTGCAATATAAATTAGGTGGAGTTACCAATAGGTTAATCTACTGGAACGTGGGTTGTTTTTTAATTTCACTTGTTTTTTTCTATCAATTTCAAGCGGGGCAATTTAATTATCCGTTTTGGCTAGCGCTTAATACGGATGCCTCCCAATTTTTGATTGCGCCATGGACTTTTTTATCATATGCTTTTTTTCATGATGGGTTTATGCACTTGCTGTTTAATATGATTGTTTTAAATTTTTCTAGTCATTTATTCTTGACCTATTTTACCCAAAAACAGCTTTTGGGGTTGTATTTTTTGGGGGCTATTTTTGCGGGTGTTGTTTTTGTATTCACTTATTATTTAATGAATATTAGTACTGGAATAGTAGGTGCTTCTGCGGCAATTATGGCTGTTTTAATGGCCGTCACAACTTATCAGCCCTTGATGAATGTACGTTTGTTATTGATAGGAAATGTCAAGCTATGGCACATCACTGCGGTGATTTTGATTTTGGACTTGATGCAGTTTCGTTTAAGTAATACTGGTGGCCATATTTCGCATTTATCAGGAGCATTTTTTGGTTTCGTTTTTATTAAGTTGCTACAAAACGGTGTTGACTTAAGTAAACTGGTTTCGGCTTTTATCGATTTTTTTGTAAATCTGTTCAATAAATCGAATAAAACTCCGTTTAAAAAGGTGCATAAGAATTACTCTAAGCCAGCAGAAAAAAGGGCCTCTAGAATAGTAACGAAAGACAAGTCGCAACAACAGATTGATGAGATTTTAGATAAAATTAGTCAGTCGGGTTATGATAGTTTAACTAAAGAGGAAAAAGAGTTTTTATTCAAGGTTGGAAAATGA
- a CDS encoding endonuclease/exonuclease/phosphatase family protein yields MKKLSWFNRGMFFLNIVLTVVTFIAYILPFLAPKMFPILSVLTLFMPVFFILNGLFFLYWAIQFKKRMVLSGLVLLMGITFINKFYKFSTKEYPDDEKDFVVMSYNVRLLNLFKWLDKTYVPQDILAFINDKNPNILCIQEYSHSAHIDLKVYPHKYIVMTGNKIKTGQAIFSKFPIIDQGNIVFPNSNNNVIFADIKKGKDIIRVYNMHLQSIKISPDVNEISENIDAMNQGKSQMMLFRISKAFKQQQEQAEILKEHKRECKYPMIICGDMNNSAFSYVYRNIKGNLKDSFEEAGLGFGQTYKFRYYPARIDYIFVDNSMVVKKFESFSDFENSDHYPIMAKLSLD; encoded by the coding sequence ATGAAAAAACTTTCGTGGTTTAATAGGGGAATGTTTTTTTTAAATATCGTATTGACAGTTGTCACCTTTATCGCTTACATTTTGCCTTTTTTGGCGCCTAAAATGTTTCCGATATTGTCTGTATTGACGCTTTTTATGCCTGTATTTTTTATTTTAAATGGCTTGTTTTTCTTGTATTGGGCCATACAGTTTAAAAAGCGAATGGTGCTTTCGGGTTTGGTACTGTTAATGGGAATTACATTTATCAATAAGTTTTACAAATTTTCAACTAAAGAGTATCCGGATGACGAAAAGGATTTTGTTGTGATGAGTTATAATGTACGCTTGTTGAATCTTTTTAAATGGTTGGATAAAACTTATGTGCCACAAGATATATTGGCTTTCATTAATGATAAAAACCCAAATATTCTATGTATTCAAGAGTATTCGCATTCAGCACATATTGATTTAAAAGTGTATCCTCATAAATATATTGTTATGACGGGTAATAAAATTAAAACTGGTCAGGCGATTTTTTCTAAATTTCCAATTATCGATCAGGGGAATATTGTGTTTCCTAACTCTAATAATAATGTGATATTTGCTGATATAAAAAAAGGGAAGGATATTATTCGTGTCTATAATATGCATTTGCAATCCATTAAAATTTCGCCAGATGTAAATGAGATTTCTGAAAATATAGATGCAATGAATCAAGGGAAATCTCAAATGATGCTTTTTAGAATTAGTAAAGCCTTTAAACAACAACAAGAGCAAGCTGAAATTTTAAAGGAGCACAAAAGAGAGTGTAAATACCCTATGATTATTTGTGGGGATATGAATAACAGTGCTTTTTCTTATGTGTATCGAAATATCAAAGGCAATTTAAAAGATAGCTTTGAAGAAGCTGGATTAGGTTTTGGACAAACCTATAAATTCCGTTATTATCCAGCTCGAATTGACTACATCTTTGTTGATAATAGTATGGTGGTAAAGAAATTTGAGAGTTTCTCAGACTTTGAAAACTCAGATCATTATCCTATTATGGCAAAATTATCTTTGGATTAG
- a CDS encoding WbqC family protein, protein MNTLLHPTYFPSISQFAAMIQAEKIVFEVEDNFQKQTNRNRTYIYSPNGIQLLNIPIKHSKQKRQKTKDIQIEPEFDWQKQHFKSLEAAYRSSPFFEYFEDDIQPIFEKKHKFLMDLNFETFDILTKCLRLKLDYTITTEYFHEVDLNTTKDYRFLANGKKDTSIFEPYPQVFDDKFGFINNLSILDLLFNEGKFTIDYLKNQTLIIP, encoded by the coding sequence ATGAACACCCTACTTCACCCTACTTACTTCCCTTCGATTAGCCAATTTGCTGCGATGATTCAGGCGGAAAAAATTGTATTTGAAGTAGAAGATAACTTTCAAAAACAAACCAATAGAAATCGTACGTATATCTATAGTCCAAACGGAATTCAGCTATTAAACATTCCGATTAAGCATTCGAAACAAAAAAGACAAAAAACCAAAGACATTCAAATCGAACCCGAATTTGATTGGCAAAAACAACACTTCAAATCACTGGAAGCGGCTTATCGAAGCTCTCCTTTTTTTGAATATTTCGAAGATGATATCCAACCTATATTTGAAAAAAAACACAAATTTTTGATGGATTTAAACTTCGAAACTTTTGACATTTTAACCAAATGCCTTCGATTAAAATTAGACTACACCATAACGACTGAATATTTCCATGAAGTCGATTTAAACACTACAAAAGATTATCGCTTTTTGGCAAATGGAAAAAAAGACACTTCCATATTCGAGCCTTACCCTCAGGTATTTGATGACAAATTTGGATTTATCAATAACCTAAGTATTTTGGACTTATTATTTAATGAAGGAAAATTTACGATTGATTACTTAAAGAATCAAACACTAATAATACCGTAG
- the lepB gene encoding signal peptidase I, with protein MTLNNWFVLFLIIQIVHFLGTWKLYEATGRKKWEAAIPVYNAIILMKIIGRPTWWTILLFIPIINLIMFPVILVETIRSFRRCTTTDTLLVILTFGLYIYYINYTQKLEYVADRKLTPANKTADTVSSLLFAIIVATLVHTYFIQPYTIPTSSLEKSLLIGDFLFVSKYNYGARTPMTTIAAPMVHDTIPVINIKSYCSWPQLPYFRLPGFEKIKNNDIVVFNWPTDTLFNMYKSADKRYEKPIDKKTNYVKRCVGIAGDSLEIKNGDVYINGKKLQLPERAKPQFFYKIKLKEGLSDDIKIDYQISESYDLFEISNQIWDRPEVKNELINVYKFEEASRDSLKSVVTGAINQNLFNKLNLTFSKSLFYGNLTKEKYEKLKTDSRIASIERRISVENEDGIFPDFKDGKPSTTNKWNVDNFGPIYIPKKGATVTIDKKTLPFYKTIIQEYENNDLKINGDLIKINGQIATSYTFKQDYYWMMGDNRHNSLDARYFGYTPENHIVGKPIFIWMSWDTNGKGINKVRWDRVFTTVSGEGQPQSYFRYFLIFLALYFVGEHFWNKRKANQED; from the coding sequence ATGACACTAAATAATTGGTTTGTACTTTTCCTTATTATTCAAATAGTTCATTTTTTAGGAACATGGAAACTATATGAAGCAACTGGAAGAAAAAAATGGGAAGCAGCAATACCTGTTTACAATGCCATTATTTTAATGAAAATTATTGGTCGTCCTACTTGGTGGACAATCTTGTTATTTATCCCCATCATTAACCTGATTATGTTTCCTGTAATATTGGTCGAAACGATAAGAAGTTTTAGAAGATGCACAACGACGGACACATTATTAGTCATTCTTACTTTTGGTTTATACATATACTACATTAATTACACTCAAAAATTAGAGTATGTTGCAGACAGAAAACTTACTCCAGCAAACAAAACTGCTGATACGGTAAGTTCACTCCTTTTTGCTATTATTGTAGCAACATTAGTCCATACTTATTTCATTCAACCCTATACTATTCCAACTTCATCTTTAGAAAAATCACTACTAATAGGAGATTTTTTATTTGTGAGCAAATATAATTATGGTGCAAGAACCCCAATGACTACTATTGCTGCTCCAATGGTCCACGACACAATTCCAGTTATAAACATAAAGTCTTATTGTTCTTGGCCTCAATTACCTTACTTTAGATTACCTGGTTTTGAAAAAATTAAAAATAACGACATTGTTGTTTTTAATTGGCCAACGGATACTTTGTTTAATATGTACAAATCTGCAGATAAACGATACGAAAAACCAATTGACAAAAAAACAAATTATGTCAAGCGTTGTGTTGGTATTGCTGGTGATTCATTAGAAATTAAAAATGGAGATGTGTATATTAATGGTAAAAAACTTCAACTACCAGAAAGAGCTAAACCCCAATTTTTTTACAAAATCAAATTAAAAGAAGGTTTATCCGATGATATTAAAATTGACTATCAAATTTCCGAATCTTATGATTTATTCGAAATAAGTAATCAAATATGGGATAGACCTGAAGTAAAAAATGAATTAATCAATGTTTACAAATTTGAAGAAGCAAGTAGAGATAGCTTAAAGTCAGTTGTAACTGGAGCAATTAATCAAAATTTATTTAATAAATTAAATTTAACCTTTTCAAAATCATTATTTTACGGAAACCTTACGAAAGAAAAGTACGAAAAACTAAAAACTGATTCAAGAATTGCATCAATTGAAAGAAGAATTAGTGTTGAAAATGAAGATGGTATTTTTCCAGACTTTAAGGACGGAAAACCTTCTACTACAAATAAATGGAATGTTGATAACTTCGGTCCAATTTACATACCTAAAAAAGGAGCAACTGTCACTATTGACAAAAAAACATTACCTTTTTACAAAACAATCATTCAAGAATATGAAAATAATGACTTAAAAATCAATGGTGATCTTATCAAAATTAATGGTCAAATTGCTACATCATATACTTTTAAACAAGATTATTATTGGATGATGGGGGACAATCGTCATAATTCACTAGACGCACGTTATTTTGGATATACGCCAGAAAATCATATTGTAGGGAAACCTATTTTTATCTGGATGAGTTGGGATACTAACGGCAAAGGCATCAACAAAGTACGTTGGGACAGAGTTTTCACGACTGTAAGTGGTGAAGGACAACCTCAATCGTATTTTAGATATTTTCTAATTTTCCTAGCCTTGTATTTTGTTGGAGAACATTTTTGGAACAAAAGAAAAGCGAATCAAGAAGATTAA
- the lepB gene encoding signal peptidase I — MTLYQWFVFFLLIQIVHFLGTWKLYEAAGRKKWEAAIPVYNAIVLMKIISRPTWWTLLLFIPIINLIMFPVIWVETLRSFGKRSSLDTFLGIITCGLYIYYINYTQELHHVTDRKLTPENKTADTISSLLFAIIVATLVHTYFIQPYTIPTSSLEKSLLIGDFLFVSKANYGARVPMTTVALPMVHDSIPTTKRKSYLSWPQLPYLRLPAIEKINRTDIVVFNWPVDTVHYFFEPKGRPGVIKPIDKKSNYVKRCVGIAGDSLSIKDGIVYIDGKVLQLPERAKPQFSYAVALDGKTPIDFQSLVKELDITDGAGFKDENLRDTLYFRALTAAGAERLRNVPGITAVKQEIMRGPEEGIFPHIGKWNRDNYGPIYIPEQGKTVDLNLATLPFYQRIITDYETDENGNKNDLKVTGKEIRINGKVVNSYTFKQNYYWMMGDNRHNSEDSRYWGFVPEDHIVGKPIFIWMSWDTNGKGINKVRWDRVFTTVSGEGQPQSYFRYFLIFLALYFVGEHFWNKRKANQED; from the coding sequence ATGACACTATATCAATGGTTTGTATTTTTCCTTCTTATTCAAATAGTTCATTTTTTAGGAACATGGAAACTGTATGAAGCGGCAGGAAGAAAAAAATGGGAAGCTGCCATTCCTGTGTACAATGCTATCGTATTGATGAAAATTATCAGTCGTCCTACATGGTGGACTCTTCTGCTTTTCATTCCTATCATCAACCTGATTATGTTTCCTGTAATTTGGGTTGAAACCTTAAGAAGTTTTGGAAAACGCTCCTCTTTAGATACTTTTTTAGGAATAATCACTTGTGGACTATATATCTACTATATCAATTACACTCAGGAATTACACCATGTTACAGACAGAAAACTTACTCCTGAAAACAAAACAGCTGACACTATAAGCTCTTTACTATTTGCTATTATTGTAGCAACCTTAGTACACACTTACTTTATTCAGCCTTATACGATTCCAACATCTTCGTTGGAGAAATCATTATTGATTGGAGATTTCTTATTTGTTAGTAAAGCCAATTATGGAGCTCGAGTTCCAATGACTACAGTAGCCTTACCAATGGTTCATGACTCCATTCCCACAACCAAAAGAAAATCATATTTAAGTTGGCCACAACTTCCTTATTTACGTTTACCTGCAATTGAAAAAATAAACAGAACAGATATCGTTGTTTTCAACTGGCCCGTAGATACTGTACATTACTTTTTTGAACCCAAAGGAAGACCTGGGGTTATCAAACCTATTGATAAAAAATCAAACTATGTAAAAAGATGTGTTGGTATAGCTGGAGACAGTCTTTCTATTAAAGACGGTATCGTATACATTGATGGAAAGGTATTACAATTACCAGAACGCGCAAAACCTCAATTTTCTTATGCAGTTGCCTTGGACGGCAAAACTCCTATTGATTTTCAATCCTTAGTAAAAGAATTAGATATCACGGACGGAGCAGGATTCAAAGACGAGAATTTACGCGATACTTTATACTTTAGAGCCCTAACAGCTGCTGGTGCAGAGAGATTAAGAAATGTACCTGGAATTACTGCTGTAAAGCAAGAAATCATGAGAGGTCCTGAGGAAGGTATCTTTCCGCATATTGGTAAATGGAATAGAGATAACTATGGCCCTATTTATATTCCTGAACAAGGTAAAACTGTTGACTTAAACCTTGCAACATTACCATTCTACCAAAGAATTATCACTGATTACGAAACAGACGAAAACGGTAACAAAAACGACTTAAAAGTCACTGGAAAAGAAATCAGAATCAATGGCAAAGTAGTTAACAGTTACACGTTTAAGCAAAACTACTACTGGATGATGGGTGATAACCGTCATAACTCTGAAGACAGTCGTTATTGGGGCTTTGTACCTGAAGATCATATTGTAGGGAAACCTATTTTTATCTGGATGAGTTGGGACACTAACGGCAAAGGCATCAACAAAGTACGTTGGGACAGAGTTTTCACGACTGTAAGTGGCGAAGGACAACCTCAATCGTATTTTAGATATTTTCTAATTTTCCTAGCCTTGTATTTTGTTGGAGAACATTTTTGGAACAAAAGAAAAGCGAATCAAGAAGATTAA
- the dapB gene encoding 4-hydroxy-tetrahydrodipicolinate reductase, whose amino-acid sequence MKIALLGYGKMGQVIERIALERGHEIVLKKDEFNTYEGLSTADVAIDFSVPMAAVDNISSCFHANVPVVSGTTGWLDRYDEMIALCKEKNGGFISSSNFSLGVNLFFGLNEYLAKMMAKIDGYNVTMEEIHHIHKLDAPSGTAISLAQGVIENSNYTNWTLENAKQTEIHIEAVRTGEVPGTHTVTYDSGIDSIEIKHTAHNREGFALGAVVAAEWLAGKQGIFSMRDVLNIQ is encoded by the coding sequence ATGAAAATAGCACTTTTAGGATACGGAAAAATGGGTCAAGTAATTGAACGAATTGCTCTAGAAAGAGGCCACGAAATTGTTTTGAAAAAAGACGAATTCAACACCTACGAAGGACTTTCAACTGCTGATGTCGCTATTGATTTTAGTGTCCCAATGGCTGCTGTTGACAACATCTCTAGTTGCTTCCACGCTAATGTACCAGTGGTTTCAGGAACTACAGGATGGCTTGACCGTTATGACGAAATGATAGCACTTTGTAAAGAAAAAAATGGCGGTTTTATTTCAAGCTCTAACTTTAGCTTAGGAGTAAACTTGTTTTTTGGACTAAATGAATATTTAGCTAAAATGATGGCTAAAATCGATGGCTACAACGTAACCATGGAAGAAATTCACCATATCCATAAATTGGACGCTCCTAGTGGTACTGCTATTTCATTAGCTCAAGGAGTAATAGAAAATAGCAATTACACTAACTGGACTCTTGAAAATGCTAAACAAACAGAGATTCATATTGAAGCAGTACGTACTGGAGAAGTTCCAGGAACGCATACAGTGACCTATGACTCTGGTATCGATAGTATCGAAATTAAACATACTGCCCACAATCGTGAAGGTTTTGCTCTTGGCGCAGTTGTTGCTGCCGAATGGCTAGCAGGAAAACAAGGGATTTTCAGTATGAGAGATGTATTAAACATCCAGTAA
- a CDS encoding DUF5683 domain-containing protein, whose translation MNKSISIYLLLFIMGTSFVFAQKKTETTTTSQDKIKSNDIDPLTPAKAAFYSAVLPGLGQAYNKKYWKIPLVYGAIGTSLYFYLDSQKKYNSFRDAYKRRLEGFTDDKYSYLDDSRLISAQKFYQRNRDLSSLFMVGFYVLNIIDANVDAALLQFNVDENLSLKPSLYQNDLNAKTNLGLTINYSF comes from the coding sequence GTGAATAAATCAATTTCCATATACCTACTCCTTTTTATAATGGGAACTTCATTTGTTTTTGCACAAAAAAAAACAGAAACAACTACCACTTCCCAAGATAAAATAAAATCAAACGATATTGATCCTTTGACACCTGCAAAAGCAGCCTTTTATTCGGCTGTATTGCCAGGACTAGGACAAGCTTACAACAAAAAATACTGGAAAATTCCTTTAGTATATGGCGCCATAGGAACAAGTCTTTACTTTTACTTGGACAGTCAAAAAAAATACAATTCGTTTCGGGATGCTTATAAACGAAGACTAGAAGGCTTCACAGATGACAAATACAGTTATCTAGACGACAGCCGATTGATTAGCGCTCAAAAATTCTACCAACGTAATCGTGATTTATCTTCACTATTTATGGTTGGTTTTTATGTTCTAAATATCATTGACGCTAATGTTGATGCAGCATTACTCCAATTCAATGTCGACGAAAATTTATCGTTAAAGCCATCGCTATACCAAAATGATTTGAATGCCAAAACTAATTTGGGACTTACCATTAATTACAGCTTTTAA